One stretch of Sphingomonas rosea DNA includes these proteins:
- the pabB gene encoding aminodeoxychorismate synthase component I, producing MTGPFLLFDDARPGGGARLYRDPVGDVRADRMEEVVPALERLQAAVRGGAHAAGFLAYEAGYALDPALAGAARQGDGPLLWFGLFEGFAEVAAEDVLPDPAGAIAGAPVPLVSEGDYRAAVGRVHAALHAGDYYQANLTFHCEVAVAGGPAALYARLRRAGGAGWGALIRHPDGWLASLSPEQFFTIRDRVLEARPMKGTAGPAADASVLTGDPKNRAENLMIVDLLRNDLARVAEPGSVAVPELFAVERYPTVSQMVSRVTARLKDGLDAVDVLRAIFPCGSVTGAPKVAAMLALRELEPAPRGAYCGSAGWIEPGGNSSFNVLIRTLDIGADVGKATLGLGSGIVVDSQAGDEWAECLAKGIFVTRDRPAIDLIETMRFDPHEGMVELDRHLDRLGASARALGFRFDRHGARNELQAATFGRRTPAMARLLLSPTGMMAVEVRGLPERIAEPLTVKVVPLPVAEDDYRLRFKTTDRAFYDEARAASGVDEVVFADADGRLTEGSFTSLFVERDGRLLTPPLDRGLLPGVLRDKLIGEGKAVEADLTEADLEGGFLVGNMVRGLMKAGLA from the coding sequence ATGACCGGGCCTTTCCTCCTGTTCGACGATGCGCGCCCGGGGGGTGGGGCACGGCTGTATCGCGACCCCGTGGGCGACGTGCGGGCCGATCGGATGGAGGAGGTCGTCCCGGCGCTCGAGCGATTGCAGGCGGCGGTGCGTGGCGGCGCGCATGCCGCGGGATTTCTCGCTTACGAGGCGGGCTATGCGCTCGATCCGGCGCTGGCAGGCGCGGCGCGGCAGGGTGACGGCCCGTTGCTGTGGTTCGGACTGTTCGAGGGGTTCGCCGAGGTCGCGGCCGAGGATGTGCTGCCCGATCCCGCGGGCGCGATCGCTGGCGCGCCGGTGCCGCTCGTCTCCGAGGGCGATTATCGCGCGGCGGTGGGGCGGGTGCATGCGGCGCTGCACGCGGGCGATTATTACCAGGCGAACCTCACCTTCCATTGCGAAGTCGCTGTCGCGGGCGGACCCGCGGCGCTCTATGCCCGGCTCCGGCGGGCGGGCGGCGCGGGCTGGGGCGCGCTGATCCGGCATCCGGACGGATGGCTGGCGAGCCTCAGTCCCGAGCAATTCTTCACGATCCGCGACCGGGTCCTCGAAGCCCGGCCGATGAAGGGGACGGCGGGACCGGCGGCGGATGCTTCGGTGCTGACGGGCGATCCCAAGAACCGGGCCGAGAACCTCATGATCGTCGACCTGCTGCGCAACGACCTCGCCCGCGTCGCCGAGCCGGGCAGCGTCGCGGTGCCCGAACTGTTCGCGGTCGAGCGCTACCCGACGGTCAGCCAGATGGTCAGCCGGGTGACCGCGCGGCTCAAGGACGGGCTCGACGCGGTCGACGTGCTGCGGGCGATCTTCCCTTGCGGGTCGGTGACGGGCGCGCCCAAGGTCGCGGCGATGCTCGCGCTGCGGGAACTCGAGCCTGCGCCCCGCGGCGCCTATTGCGGGTCGGCCGGCTGGATCGAGCCCGGCGGCAATTCCAGTTTCAATGTGCTCATCAGGACTCTCGACATCGGCGCCGATGTCGGCAAAGCGACCCTCGGGCTGGGGTCGGGCATCGTGGTCGACAGCCAGGCCGGGGATGAATGGGCCGAGTGCCTTGCCAAGGGAATTTTCGTGACGCGTGACCGGCCGGCGATCGACCTGATTGAGACCATGCGCTTCGACCCCCACGAGGGGATGGTGGAACTGGACCGGCATCTCGACCGGCTTGGGGCGTCGGCCAGGGCGCTCGGATTCCGGTTCGACCGGCACGGTGCGCGCAACGAACTGCAGGCGGCGACCTTCGGGCGTCGGACCCCGGCGATGGCGCGGCTTCTCCTGTCGCCGACGGGGATGATGGCGGTCGAGGTGCGCGGCCTGCCCGAGCGCATCGCCGAGCCGCTCACGGTGAAGGTGGTGCCGCTGCCGGTCGCCGAGGACGATTACCGGCTGCGCTTCAAGACGACCGACCGCGCCTTCTACGACGAGGCGCGGGCGGCGAGCGGCGTGGACGAAGTGGTGTTCGCCGACGCGGACGGACGGCTGACCGAGGGCAGCTTCACGAGCCTGTTTGTCGAGCGCGATGGCCGATTGCTGACCCCGCCGCTCGACCGCGGGCTGTTGCCGGGCGTTCTGCGCGACAAGCTGATCGGCGAGGGCAAGGCGGTCGAGGCCGACCTCACCGAGGCCGATCTGGAGGGCGGGTTCCTCGTCGGCAACATGGTGCGCGGGCTGATGAAGGCGGGGCTCGCCTAG
- a CDS encoding ligase-associated DNA damage response DEXH box helicase, translating to MSAPDLPAVVAGWFESRGWRPRRHQLDMLDRARAGRHALLVAGTGAGKTLAGFLPTICDLADHPAEGLHTLYISPLKALAVDVQRNLLDPIGEMDLPIRVETRTGDTPSDRKARQRARPPQILLTTPESLSLLLSYPDSFLMFAGLKTIVLDEIHAFARDKRGDLLALALARLQKIAPALRRVGLSATVADPDAYRSWLAPDADMDEVDVVLGEPGAEPVLDILLPENRVPWSGHSGRYAAKQVMAQIEQHRTTLVFCNTRGLAELIFQDLWKVNEQGLPIGVHHGSLALEARRKVEAAMAAGKLRALVCTSSLDLGIDWGDVELVIQMGAPKGSSRLLQRIGRANHRLDEPSHGTIVPGNRFEYLEARAALDAVDARELDPEIFRPGTLDTLAQHILACACAAPFEQAELLAELRSAAPYAGLPDALFETVLAYIATGGYALRAYDKFRRLVEEPAGSGHWRITKPAVAVQHRMNAGIIVDNPMLDVRFGNGRMLGRVEEGFASTLTVGDHIFFAGLSLEVERMKDSDIIVRASSKEARLVTYGGQRMSMTTHLADRVKGFLADPSQWSRFPPDVREWLEVQQRRSRLPQPDELLVETFPHEGRHFLVMYSFEGWNAHQSLGMLVTKRMEKMGLKPLGFVANDYALSVYGLEPITDPAPLLSPDILEGEFVEWVEQSMLLKRAFREVAVIGGLVERQHPGKRKTGKQVSFSTDLIYDVLRKYEPEHLLMRAAWDDARARMTELGRLARLVERAAAQMVHVDLPRVTPMAVPLMVVIGREALPAGSGAEDALLMEAESVLADLAMRED from the coding sequence CTGAGCGCGCCTGACCTTCCCGCGGTCGTCGCCGGCTGGTTCGAAAGCCGGGGCTGGCGTCCGCGCCGGCACCAGCTCGACATGCTCGATCGCGCCCGCGCAGGGCGGCACGCGTTGCTCGTCGCGGGGACCGGTGCGGGCAAGACGCTGGCCGGCTTCCTGCCGACGATCTGCGACCTCGCGGACCATCCCGCCGAGGGCCTCCACACCCTCTATATCTCGCCGCTGAAAGCGCTCGCGGTCGACGTCCAGCGCAACCTCCTCGATCCGATCGGCGAGATGGACCTGCCGATCCGGGTCGAGACCCGCACCGGAGACACCCCCTCGGACCGCAAGGCCCGCCAGCGCGCGAGGCCGCCGCAGATCCTGCTGACCACGCCCGAAAGCCTGTCGCTGCTCCTCTCCTACCCCGACAGCTTCCTGATGTTCGCGGGGCTGAAGACCATCGTCCTCGACGAGATCCACGCCTTCGCCCGCGACAAGCGCGGCGACCTCCTCGCCCTCGCCCTCGCCCGCCTCCAGAAGATCGCGCCCGCCCTCCGTCGGGTCGGGTTGTCCGCCACCGTCGCCGACCCCGATGCCTATCGCAGCTGGCTCGCGCCCGACGCCGACATGGACGAGGTCGACGTGGTCCTCGGCGAACCCGGCGCCGAGCCGGTGCTCGACATCCTGCTGCCCGAGAACCGCGTCCCGTGGTCGGGCCATTCGGGCCGCTACGCCGCCAAGCAGGTCATGGCGCAGATCGAGCAGCACCGGACGACGCTCGTCTTCTGCAATACCCGCGGCCTTGCCGAGCTGATCTTCCAGGACCTGTGGAAGGTGAACGAGCAGGGCCTCCCGATCGGCGTTCACCATGGCAGCCTCGCCCTCGAAGCCCGCCGCAAGGTCGAGGCGGCGATGGCGGCCGGCAAGCTCCGCGCGCTCGTCTGCACCTCCAGCCTCGACCTCGGCATCGACTGGGGCGACGTCGAACTCGTCATCCAGATGGGGGCGCCCAAGGGTTCGTCGCGCCTCCTCCAGCGGATCGGCCGCGCCAACCACCGCCTCGACGAGCCCAGCCACGGCACCATCGTGCCCGGCAACCGCTTCGAATATCTCGAGGCTCGCGCCGCCCTGGACGCGGTCGACGCGCGCGAGCTCGACCCCGAAATCTTCCGCCCGGGCACGCTCGACACGCTCGCCCAGCACATCCTCGCCTGCGCCTGCGCCGCCCCCTTCGAGCAGGCCGAGCTCCTCGCCGAGCTCCGCTCCGCTGCGCCCTATGCCGGGCTACCCGACGCCTTGTTCGAGACCGTCCTCGCCTACATCGCCACCGGCGGCTACGCGCTGCGCGCCTACGACAAGTTCCGCCGACTCGTGGAGGAGCCCGCGGGCTCGGGCCACTGGCGCATCACCAAGCCCGCGGTCGCGGTCCAGCACCGGATGAATGCGGGGATCATCGTCGACAATCCGATGCTCGACGTCCGCTTCGGCAACGGGCGGATGCTCGGCCGGGTCGAGGAAGGCTTCGCCTCGACCCTCACCGTCGGCGACCACATCTTCTTTGCCGGCCTCAGCCTCGAGGTCGAGCGGATGAAGGACAGCGACATCATCGTCCGTGCCTCCTCCAAGGAAGCTCGCCTCGTCACCTACGGCGGCCAGCGGATGAGCATGACCACCCACCTCGCCGACCGGGTGAAGGGCTTCCTCGCCGACCCCAGCCAATGGTCGCGCTTCCCTCCCGACGTGCGCGAATGGCTCGAGGTCCAGCAGCGCCGCTCGCGCCTGCCCCAGCCCGACGAACTGCTGGTCGAGACCTTCCCCCACGAAGGCCGCCACTTCCTCGTCATGTACAGCTTCGAGGGCTGGAACGCGCACCAGAGCCTCGGCATGCTGGTCACCAAGCGGATGGAGAAGATGGGGCTGAAGCCATTGGGCTTCGTCGCCAACGACTATGCGCTCTCGGTCTACGGATTGGAGCCGATCACCGACCCCGCGCCCCTGCTCTCCCCCGACATCCTCGAGGGCGAGTTCGTCGAGTGGGTCGAGCAGTCGATGCTGCTGAAACGCGCCTTTCGCGAGGTGGCGGTGATCGGCGGGCTGGTCGAGCGCCAGCATCCGGGCAAGCGCAAGACCGGCAAGCAGGTCAGCTTCTCGACCGACCTCATCTACGACGTGCTGCGCAAGTACGAGCCCGAGCATCTCTTGATGCGCGCCGCCTGGGACGACGCCCGCGCCCGGATGACCGAACTTGGTCGCCTCGCCCGCCTGGTCGAGCGCGCCGCCGCGCAGATGGTGCATGTCGACCTCCCCCGCGTCACCCCGATGGCGGTCCCGCTGATGGTCGTCATCGGCCGCGAGGCGCTGCCCGCCGGCTCGGGCGCCGAGGACGCGCTGCTGATGGAAGCCGAATCTGTCCTCGCCGATCTCGCGATGCGCGAGGACTGA
- the panC gene encoding pantoate--beta-alanine ligase, translating to MQIIRALDELQTVLSLGHYATDTLALVPTMGALHDGHLALVAEGKRVADRVAATIFVNPTQFNDPKDLERYPRTEEADLEKLEAAGCDLVWLPTPDQLYPAGFATSISVKGVSERWEGEHRPGHFDGVATVVAKLLLAVRPGVAIFGEKDWQQLAVIRRMATDLGLGIGILGYPTVREADGLAMSSRNALLSAAERAQAVAIPRVLADVSREILTGEAIAAALARGKARLLDAGFSEVDYLALVDERSLEPLESSGEHMRLLVAAKLGAVRLIDNYSVTSEQQVSW from the coding sequence GTGCAAATCATCCGTGCGCTGGACGAGCTGCAGACAGTCTTGAGCCTGGGCCATTATGCGACGGACACGCTTGCGCTGGTCCCGACGATGGGCGCGCTTCACGACGGCCATCTCGCGCTCGTCGCCGAGGGCAAGCGCGTCGCCGACCGGGTCGCTGCCACCATTTTCGTCAATCCGACGCAGTTCAACGACCCCAAGGACCTCGAGCGCTATCCACGCACCGAGGAGGCGGACCTCGAGAAGCTGGAAGCGGCGGGCTGCGACCTTGTCTGGCTGCCGACACCGGACCAGCTATATCCGGCGGGCTTTGCGACCAGCATTTCGGTCAAGGGCGTCAGCGAGCGATGGGAGGGCGAGCACCGGCCGGGCCATTTCGATGGCGTGGCGACAGTGGTGGCCAAGCTCCTTCTCGCGGTCCGGCCGGGGGTTGCGATCTTCGGCGAAAAGGACTGGCAGCAGCTTGCGGTCATCCGGCGCATGGCGACCGACCTCGGGCTCGGGATCGGAATCCTCGGCTATCCGACCGTGCGCGAGGCGGACGGCCTCGCCATGTCGTCGCGCAACGCGCTGCTGAGCGCGGCGGAGCGGGCACAGGCGGTGGCCATTCCGCGCGTGCTCGCCGACGTATCGCGGGAAATCCTGACGGGCGAGGCGATCGCCGCGGCGCTGGCGCGCGGAAAGGCCCGGCTGCTCGACGCAGGTTTCTCCGAAGTGGATTATCTGGCGCTGGTCGACGAGCGGTCGCTCGAACCGCTTGAAAGCTCGGGCGAACACATGCGGCTGCTGGTCGCAGCGAAGCTCGGAGCGGTGCGCCTGATCGACAATTATAGTGTCACTTCGGAGCAACAGGTAAGCTGGTAA
- a CDS encoding LPXTG cell wall anchor domain-containing protein, whose translation MAEGSDVHYWWLVLVGAFVLLGVLFYAFSRNKKSDVPPDVTERATRELYAEEQREHEHDGKSGL comes from the coding sequence ATGGCCGAAGGCAGCGACGTTCATTACTGGTGGCTGGTGCTGGTCGGCGCCTTCGTTCTCCTCGGCGTGCTCTTCTACGCCTTCAGCCGCAACAAGAAGAGCGACGTCCCTCCCGACGTGACCGAGCGCGCGACCCGCGAACTCTATGCCGAGGAACAGCGCGAACACGAACATGACGGCAAAAGCGGCCTCTGA
- a CDS encoding M20/M25/M40 family metallo-hydrolase, translated as MRTIGAGLVLALAASGAAAQTPGRAQLERVVAGQHEATVKALQDWIALPTIAAEKRNVAEGADYMRRLALDAGFQQARVVQSGGVPGVFATLDAGAPVTLGIYFMYDVKQYEPSEWASPPLAGQLYDRAGEGQAIRGRGAVNQKGPETAFLAALKAFKASGRKLPVNLVLVAEGEEEIASPNFPTIVADPEVAAALKKTVGVFIPAASQGQDGQAGITLGAKGAVEFQLIVGGETSDKYPKADVHSSNYARIESPAWRLVKALDTLVADDGHTPTIDGFMDNVAPLTPRQKELIAQRVAVTDEAKEKKALGIGRWINDEDFQTSSERFLGQPTVNIQGLVSGYTGVGGKTVLPSRAEAKLEFRLVPNMTRDEVVTKLKAHLAKRGFDDVKVVVSGGYGPNQTDENSPFIQAQKRVFERLKIPYTLTPRNAGSWPGVVFNGAPLNLPTGQFGIGRGGGAHAPDEWFLIKSGNPKVAGIDEATMLYVDYLYEVAKLGRR; from the coding sequence ATGCGGACAATCGGAGCGGGACTGGTGCTGGCGCTGGCGGCGAGCGGGGCGGCCGCGCAGACGCCGGGGCGGGCGCAACTCGAGCGGGTGGTGGCGGGCCAGCACGAGGCGACGGTCAAGGCCCTGCAGGACTGGATCGCGCTGCCGACCATCGCGGCCGAAAAGCGCAACGTCGCCGAGGGGGCCGATTATATGCGCCGCCTCGCGCTCGATGCCGGTTTCCAGCAGGCCCGCGTGGTCCAGTCGGGTGGCGTGCCGGGGGTGTTTGCGACGCTCGACGCGGGCGCGCCGGTGACGCTCGGCATCTACTTCATGTACGACGTGAAGCAGTATGAGCCGTCCGAATGGGCGAGCCCGCCGCTGGCCGGACAGCTCTACGACCGGGCCGGCGAGGGGCAGGCGATCCGCGGGCGCGGGGCCGTCAACCAGAAGGGGCCCGAGACGGCGTTTCTGGCGGCCTTGAAGGCCTTCAAGGCGAGCGGGCGCAAGCTTCCGGTCAATCTCGTGCTGGTGGCCGAGGGCGAAGAAGAGATCGCGAGCCCCAACTTCCCCACCATCGTCGCCGACCCCGAAGTCGCCGCCGCGCTCAAGAAGACGGTCGGGGTGTTCATCCCGGCGGCGAGCCAGGGGCAGGACGGGCAGGCCGGGATCACGCTCGGCGCCAAGGGTGCGGTCGAGTTCCAGCTGATCGTCGGGGGCGAGACGAGCGACAAATATCCCAAGGCCGACGTCCATTCGAGCAACTATGCGCGGATCGAAAGCCCGGCATGGCGGCTGGTCAAGGCACTCGACACGTTGGTCGCCGACGACGGGCACACGCCGACGATCGACGGCTTCATGGACAATGTCGCGCCGCTCACGCCGCGGCAGAAGGAGCTGATCGCGCAGCGCGTCGCGGTGACCGACGAGGCCAAGGAGAAGAAGGCGCTCGGGATCGGGCGGTGGATCAACGACGAGGACTTCCAGACCAGCTCCGAGCGGTTCCTCGGCCAGCCGACGGTCAACATCCAGGGGCTGGTCAGCGGCTATACCGGGGTCGGCGGCAAGACCGTGCTGCCGAGCCGGGCCGAGGCGAAGCTCGAGTTCCGGCTGGTGCCGAACATGACCAGGGACGAGGTGGTCACGAAGCTCAAGGCGCATCTCGCCAAGCGCGGGTTCGATGACGTGAAGGTGGTGGTGTCCGGCGGCTACGGGCCCAACCAGACCGACGAGAACAGCCCCTTCATCCAGGCGCAGAAGCGCGTCTTCGAGCGGTTGAAGATTCCCTACACGCTGACCCCGCGCAATGCGGGGAGCTGGCCGGGGGTGGTGTTCAACGGGGCGCCGCTCAACCTGCCGACGGGGCAGTTCGGGATCGGCCGCGGCGGCGGGGCGCATGCGCCTGACGAGTGGTTCCTGATCAAGTCAGGCAATCCGAAGGTGGCGGGGATCGACGAGGCGACGATGCTCTACGTCGATTATCTCTACGAGGTGGCAAAGCTGGGGCGGCGCTAG
- the pgmG gene encoding phosphoglucomutase/phosphomannomutase PgmG, which produces MTHSFDPTILREYDIRGIVGRTLHEEDAYALGRTFASEGRDQGAKRIAVGRDGRTHSQGLEDALVRGLTESGIDVVRIGEGPSPMLYWAVAELDVDGGIQITGSHNPAEYNGFKMLLPGGSVFGTQIQDLGRRAGEGRWHEGQGKVEDVDIIDRYVDRLVSDFRGGEFKIGWDAGNGAAGPALEKLVRKLPGEHHTIFTEVDGNFPNHHPDPTVEKNLEDLKGLVRDKGLDFGIAFDGDGDRIGAVDGQGRVIWGDQLVMILAGPVLEEQPGAPIIADVKASQTLFDRIAAMGGEPLMWKTGHSLIKQKMKETGAPLAGEMSGHIFFKHRWYGFDDALYASVRLIEAVAASGKSLTAIRDAMPVSIATPEMRFPVDESRKFAVVEEVRDRLSAEGAKVDATDGVRVSTGDGWWLLRASNTQDVLVGRAEAKDAEGLERLLETIDGQLAHSGVERTEADH; this is translated from the coding sequence ATGACTCACAGCTTCGACCCCACCATCCTCCGCGAATATGACATTCGCGGCATCGTCGGCCGCACCCTCCACGAGGAAGACGCCTATGCGCTCGGGCGCACCTTCGCCTCGGAAGGGCGCGACCAGGGGGCCAAGCGCATCGCCGTCGGGCGCGACGGGCGCACCCACAGCCAGGGTTTAGAGGACGCGCTGGTCCGCGGCCTGACCGAAAGCGGCATCGACGTCGTCCGGATCGGTGAGGGGCCCTCGCCGATGCTCTACTGGGCGGTCGCCGAGCTCGACGTCGACGGCGGCATCCAGATTACCGGCAGCCACAATCCGGCCGAGTATAACGGCTTCAAGATGCTGCTTCCGGGCGGCTCGGTGTTCGGCACGCAGATCCAGGACCTCGGTCGCCGCGCCGGCGAAGGCCGGTGGCACGAGGGCCAGGGCAAGGTCGAAGACGTCGACATCATCGACCGCTACGTCGACCGGCTCGTCTCCGACTTCCGCGGCGGCGAGTTCAAGATCGGCTGGGACGCCGGCAACGGCGCCGCCGGCCCCGCGCTCGAGAAGCTCGTCAGGAAGCTTCCGGGCGAACACCACACCATCTTCACCGAAGTCGACGGCAATTTCCCCAACCACCATCCCGATCCTACGGTCGAGAAGAATCTCGAGGACCTGAAGGGGCTCGTCCGCGACAAGGGCCTCGACTTCGGCATCGCCTTTGACGGCGACGGCGACCGCATCGGCGCGGTCGACGGCCAGGGTCGCGTCATCTGGGGTGACCAGCTCGTCATGATCCTCGCCGGCCCCGTGCTCGAGGAACAGCCTGGCGCCCCGATCATCGCCGACGTCAAGGCCAGCCAGACCCTGTTCGACCGCATCGCGGCGATGGGCGGCGAGCCGCTGATGTGGAAGACCGGCCACAGCCTCATCAAGCAGAAGATGAAGGAAACCGGCGCGCCGCTCGCGGGCGAGATGAGCGGCCACATCTTCTTCAAGCATCGCTGGTACGGTTTCGACGACGCGCTCTATGCCTCGGTCCGCCTGATCGAGGCGGTCGCCGCGAGCGGCAAGAGCCTGACCGCGATCCGCGACGCCATGCCCGTCAGCATCGCCACCCCCGAAATGCGCTTCCCGGTCGACGAGAGCCGCAAGTTCGCGGTGGTCGAAGAGGTCCGGGACCGGCTGTCGGCCGAAGGCGCCAAGGTCGACGCGACCGACGGCGTCCGGGTCAGCACCGGCGACGGCTGGTGGCTGCTGCGAGCCTCGAACACGCAGGACGTGCTCGTCGGCCGCGCTGAAGCCAAGGATGCCGAAGGCCTCGAGCGCCTGCTCGAGACCATCGACGGCCAGCTCGCCCACAGCGGGGTCGAGCGGACCGAGGCCGACCACTAG
- a CDS encoding ligase-associated DNA damage response exonuclease: MARLGSWIEPHPTGIYVKPADAWVDPSLPQPRALVTHGHADHARGGHGTVWATPETLAIMGVRYGDQNGCEVAYGQSVTVGDVEVSFVPAGHVLGSAQIILDWKGERVVVSGDYKRRPDPTCEPFLPVKCDIFITEATFGLPVFHHPETGSEIDKLLMRLADNPDRCVLVGAYALGKAQRVIAEARRRGHSQPIYYHGALERLCNLYQEQGIDLGELRPVAGADKKDMMGHLVLCPPGALNDRWSRRLPDPITAAASGWMRIRQRARQKNVELPLIISDHADWGELTDTILEIAPKEVWITHGREDALMHWCMTRQIKARELNMVGYDDDEDDG; encoded by the coding sequence ATGGCCCGTCTCGGTTCCTGGATCGAACCCCACCCCACCGGCATCTACGTCAAGCCGGCGGACGCCTGGGTGGACCCCTCGCTGCCGCAGCCGCGGGCGCTGGTGACGCATGGCCATGCCGACCATGCGCGCGGCGGGCACGGCACCGTCTGGGCGACCCCCGAGACGCTGGCGATCATGGGCGTGCGCTACGGCGACCAGAACGGCTGCGAGGTGGCTTACGGGCAGAGCGTGACGGTCGGCGATGTGGAGGTGAGCTTCGTTCCGGCCGGCCACGTGCTGGGGAGCGCGCAGATCATCCTAGACTGGAAGGGTGAGCGGGTGGTGGTGTCGGGCGACTACAAGCGCCGGCCCGACCCGACCTGCGAACCCTTTCTTCCGGTCAAGTGCGACATCTTCATCACCGAGGCGACCTTCGGGCTTCCGGTCTTCCACCATCCCGAGACGGGGAGCGAGATCGACAAGCTGCTGATGCGGCTGGCCGACAATCCCGATCGCTGTGTGCTGGTCGGCGCTTATGCGCTGGGCAAGGCGCAGCGGGTGATCGCCGAGGCCAGGCGGCGCGGGCACAGCCAGCCCATCTACTATCACGGCGCGCTCGAGCGGCTCTGCAACCTCTATCAGGAGCAGGGCATCGACCTTGGCGAACTGCGGCCGGTCGCGGGGGCCGACAAGAAGGACATGATGGGGCACCTCGTGCTGTGCCCGCCGGGCGCGCTCAACGACCGGTGGAGCCGGCGGCTGCCCGACCCGATCACCGCGGCGGCGAGCGGGTGGATGCGGATCCGCCAGCGGGCGCGGCAGAAGAACGTCGAGCTGCCGCTGATCATCTCGGACCATGCCGACTGGGGCGAGCTCACCGACACGATTCTCGAGATCGCGCCCAAGGAAGTGTGGATCACCCATGGCCGGGAGGACGCGCTGATGCACTGGTGCATGACCCGCCAGATCAAGGCGCGCGAGCTCAACATGGTCGGCTATGACGATGACGAGGACGACGGCTGA
- a CDS encoding division plane positioning ATPase MipZ — protein MSQPHFIVFANEKGGTGKSTTAVHTAVALAAAGHRVAALDLDHRQRTTTRYLENRAAFQRRSDIALPQPAFAVLEDQREEALDEAIAALAPEADIIVIDTPGRDDAVARAAILKADTLVTPMNDSFVDLDLIGQVNPDTFKVTRPSFYAELIWNSRTARAKTAGKSVDWVVLRNRLQHIGSHNQQRVGAAMDELARRVGFRVIPGLSERVIYRELFPKGLTLLDLKQIGDAGIAHIAARQELREMVAGLGLPGAETAKAA, from the coding sequence GTGAGCCAGCCACATTTCATCGTCTTCGCCAACGAAAAGGGCGGGACCGGCAAGTCGACCACCGCGGTCCATACCGCGGTCGCGCTGGCCGCGGCGGGCCACCGCGTTGCGGCGCTCGACCTCGACCACCGCCAGCGCACCACCACCCGCTATCTCGAAAATCGCGCGGCCTTCCAGCGCCGCAGTGACATCGCCCTGCCGCAGCCCGCCTTCGCCGTCCTCGAGGACCAGCGCGAGGAAGCGCTCGACGAGGCGATTGCCGCGCTCGCGCCGGAGGCCGACATCATCGTCATCGACACGCCCGGCCGCGACGATGCGGTCGCCCGCGCCGCCATCCTCAAGGCCGACACGCTCGTCACCCCGATGAACGACAGCTTCGTCGACCTCGACCTCATCGGTCAGGTCAACCCCGACACCTTCAAGGTGACCCGCCCGAGCTTCTATGCAGAGCTCATCTGGAACAGCCGCACCGCCCGCGCCAAGACCGCCGGCAAGAGCGTCGACTGGGTGGTGCTCCGCAACCGCCTCCAGCACATCGGCAGCCACAACCAGCAGCGCGTCGGCGCGGCGATGGACGAGCTTGCCCGCCGGGTCGGCTTCCGGGTCATCCCCGGCCTGTCCGAGCGCGTCATCTACCGCGAGCTCTTCCCCAAGGGCCTGACCTTGCTCGACCTCAAGCAGATCGGCGATGCCGGCATCGCCCACATCGCCGCCCGCCAGGAATTGCGCGAGATGGTCGCGGGGCTCGGGCTTCCCGGCGCGGAAACCGCCAAGGCGGCCTGA
- the pdeM gene encoding ligase-associated DNA damage response endonuclease PdeM, protein MVPLSFAGHEFLADPQGALWWPDQRALLVADLHLEKASWYARLGQFLPPYDSQATLAALTELVDRTGAEKLYCLGDSFHDKFGCERLPDTARAMLLALTGRLDWTWILGNHDPGFADHCGGTLMEEAIVAGIVLRHEADPTDARPEMSGHYHPKLRLQLRGKQVSRRCFVASGAKLIFPAFGALTGGLDANHREIMKKVGSPAAALIPVKDRLLRFPLAA, encoded by the coding sequence ATGGTTCCCCTTTCGTTCGCCGGTCACGAATTTCTCGCCGATCCCCAGGGTGCCCTGTGGTGGCCCGACCAGCGCGCGCTACTGGTCGCCGACCTGCATCTCGAGAAAGCCAGCTGGTACGCCCGCCTCGGCCAGTTCCTGCCGCCGTACGACAGCCAGGCGACGCTCGCCGCGCTGACCGAATTGGTCGACCGCACGGGCGCCGAGAAGCTCTACTGCCTCGGCGACAGCTTCCACGACAAGTTCGGCTGCGAGCGGCTGCCCGACACCGCCCGCGCGATGCTTCTCGCCCTGACCGGCCGGCTCGACTGGACCTGGATCCTCGGCAACCACGACCCCGGCTTCGCCGACCATTGCGGCGGCACCCTGATGGAGGAAGCGATCGTCGCCGGCATCGTTCTTCGCCACGAGGCCGATCCCACCGACGCGCGGCCCGAAATGTCGGGCCATTATCATCCCAAGCTTCGCCTCCAGCTGCGCGGCAAGCAGGTCAGTCGCCGCTGCTTCGTCGCGAGCGGCGCCAAGCTCATCTTCCCGGCCTTCGGCGCGCTGACCGGCGGGCTCGACGCCAATCACCGCGAGATCATGAAGAAGGTCGGCTCGCCCGCCGCTGCCCTCATCCCGGTCAAGGACCGGCTGCTGCGCTTCCCCCTCGCCGCCTAG